Proteins from a genomic interval of Pelagibaculum spongiae:
- a CDS encoding esterase/lipase family protein: protein MAICTIEGCKCKTGAIAVVFVPGIMGSRLKNKASGDVVWDPGVGAGIHLSAPMREMRRQKKKFQAHFKEVLASDKRSMAEKGLAAGANTQLLLYKYSLEPVVKLSIEGVLQTARKSRLIYDLANFWLSNAAERKQILVNSEKNDAYDRVDDLLDVDQGDWSYFNLYTKIPSFDYSDYANRGWGTVSWESYGNFLRFLETEVAPEIHADKKGYTVKTYACGYNWMQSNEKSAIHLDAQITQFRNALALETNLQSEQVKVIVISHSMGGYVTRYAATQLHTPIDLVIHGAMPTHGSPATYANAHHGYGSPAGIFLGINGAEVSAILGFCQGGLELLPNHLYKRVDGEHSWLYAKNQNGETIDLTRQYSGMKIYDFYKDTEKWYSFIETRLLAPELVKETPEKLEYYIARYTKRIDKIKNFHKNLGNDFHSETVLLYNFDIKLNHPSYDKVVWKSTHFPQDNIKKWQVVDDDYHEIFTASGKLELTNEADGKQYHKEIAYYRHQKSFGGDSKPNKPYTAGIEFNIEPPNAAGDGTVHRGAGSQVSSDNIKAFIPIAEVEEISLRKSGYYSDDPQEHQAFFNSQTVREHVQSQINDFVAECFTQAHQPPEFI from the coding sequence ATGGCAATTTGTACAATTGAAGGCTGCAAGTGTAAAACCGGTGCGATTGCCGTGGTTTTTGTGCCCGGGATAATGGGCAGCCGGTTGAAGAATAAAGCATCTGGTGATGTGGTGTGGGACCCAGGCGTGGGTGCAGGGATTCATCTGAGTGCCCCCATGCGTGAGATGCGCCGCCAGAAGAAAAAATTTCAAGCTCACTTCAAAGAAGTTCTGGCATCTGATAAGCGCAGCATGGCTGAAAAAGGACTTGCTGCTGGCGCCAACACTCAACTGCTGCTGTACAAATATTCCTTAGAACCAGTCGTTAAATTGAGTATTGAAGGGGTGCTGCAGACAGCCCGTAAAAGCCGATTAATTTATGATCTAGCCAATTTTTGGCTCAGCAATGCAGCAGAACGAAAGCAGATTTTAGTCAACTCAGAAAAAAATGATGCCTATGATCGGGTGGATGATTTACTGGATGTTGATCAAGGTGATTGGAGCTATTTTAATCTATACACAAAAATCCCTAGCTTTGATTATTCCGACTATGCCAACCGCGGTTGGGGTACAGTTTCTTGGGAAAGCTACGGTAATTTTTTACGTTTTTTAGAAACAGAAGTCGCTCCAGAAATTCATGCAGATAAAAAAGGTTACACGGTTAAAACCTATGCATGCGGATATAACTGGATGCAAAGCAATGAAAAATCAGCAATACACCTTGATGCTCAAATTACCCAGTTTAGAAATGCGCTGGCATTAGAAACAAATTTACAATCTGAGCAAGTAAAAGTCATCGTCATTAGCCATTCCATGGGCGGATATGTAACGCGCTATGCTGCCACTCAATTACACACGCCAATTGACTTAGTCATTCACGGTGCCATGCCCACCCACGGCAGCCCTGCTACCTATGCCAACGCTCACCATGGTTATGGTAGCCCAGCAGGTATCTTCCTTGGAATTAATGGTGCAGAAGTATCTGCTATTTTGGGTTTTTGCCAGGGCGGGTTGGAGTTATTGCCCAACCATTTATACAAACGAGTAGATGGTGAGCACAGTTGGCTTTATGCTAAAAATCAAAATGGCGAAACCATCGACTTAACCCGTCAGTATTCAGGAATGAAAATTTATGATTTTTATAAAGATACTGAAAAATGGTATAGCTTTATAGAAACAAGGTTGCTTGCGCCTGAGTTAGTAAAAGAGACGCCTGAGAAATTAGAATATTATATAGCGAGATATACAAAAAGAATTGATAAAATAAAAAATTTCCACAAAAACCTCGGAAATGATTTTCATTCGGAAACTGTACTTTTATACAACTTCGATATAAAGCTGAACCATCCAAGTTACGACAAAGTAGTTTGGAAAAGTACGCATTTCCCGCAAGACAATATTAAAAAATGGCAAGTGGTTGATGATGATTACCATGAAATTTTTACCGCGAGCGGCAAGCTTGAACTCACCAACGAAGCCGATGGAAAACAATATCACAAAGAAATAGCTTATTATCGCCATCAAAAAAGTTTTGGTGGCGATAGCAAACCTAACAAACCCTACACCGCTGGCATTGAATTTAATATTGAGCCACCTAATGCTGCAGGAGATGGGACAGTACACAGAGGCGCCGGCAGCCAAGTAAGTAGCGACAACATAAAAGCGTTTATTCCGATTGCTGAAGTAGAAGAAATAAGCCTAAGAAAAAGTGGCTATTATTCTGATGACCCGCAAGAACACCAAGCTTTTTTTAATTCTCAAACCGTGCGCGAGCATGTGCAAAGTCAGATTAATGACTTTGTTGCTGAATGTTTTACACAAGCACATCAACCTCCGGAATTCATATGA
- a CDS encoding LysR family transcriptional regulator, with amino-acid sequence MIERIHLRIVHAVEQYGSLTAAAKKLCVTQSALSHTIRKLEDNLGSEIWLREGRSLRLTQAGRYLLNIANRVLPVLDHGEEKLKQITQGERGTLRIGMECHPCYQWLLKIVSPFLDSWPDVDVDVKQKFQFGGVGALLDYDIDLLVTPDPFYKSGLCFVPVFDYEQVLVVPDHHPLATRQYARAEDLRDEVLLTYPVATDRLDIYTRFLNPAGVNPKQHKTSEATDIMLQMVASNRGVAALPRWLAEEYCTKLPLAVVGLGETGIAKQIYLGTRESDADTEYLKAFIELANNYNAPVMTNNQ; translated from the coding sequence ATGATTGAGCGCATCCACCTCAGAATTGTCCATGCCGTTGAACAATACGGCTCTCTTACCGCTGCAGCAAAAAAGCTATGCGTGACGCAATCCGCGCTGAGTCATACCATTCGAAAGCTGGAAGATAATCTGGGTAGTGAAATCTGGTTACGTGAAGGGCGCAGTTTACGACTGACCCAAGCCGGGCGCTATCTACTGAATATTGCCAATCGGGTGCTGCCCGTATTGGACCATGGCGAAGAAAAGCTGAAACAGATTACTCAAGGTGAGCGCGGTACTTTACGCATTGGTATGGAGTGCCACCCCTGTTATCAATGGCTGTTAAAGATTGTTTCTCCCTTTTTAGATAGCTGGCCAGATGTGGACGTCGATGTTAAACAAAAATTTCAGTTCGGCGGCGTGGGCGCATTACTAGATTACGATATCGACCTGCTGGTCACACCAGATCCGTTCTATAAAAGCGGCCTTTGCTTTGTACCTGTATTTGACTATGAGCAAGTGCTGGTTGTGCCTGACCACCACCCTTTAGCCACCCGCCAATATGCTCGGGCAGAGGACCTGCGTGATGAGGTTTTACTTACCTACCCTGTTGCCACCGACCGGCTAGATATTTACACCCGGTTCCTTAACCCGGCAGGTGTAAACCCCAAGCAGCATAAAACCAGTGAAGCCACCGATATTATGCTGCAAATGGTCGCCAGTAACCGTGGTGTAGCCGCCCTGCCACGTTGGCTGGCAGAAGAATACTGCACAAAATTACCCTTGGCTGTGGTAGGCCTTGGCGAAACCGGCATTGCCAAACAAATTTATTTAGGCACCCGTGAAAGCGATGCAGACACTGAATACCTCAAGGCATTCATCGAATTAGCAAACAATTATAACGCGCCCGTGATGACCAATAATCAATAA
- a CDS encoding DUF1852 domain-containing protein, whose protein sequence is MSKGFTFRIKRILFDENYHPSDSTRATTNFANLARGESRQANLRNTLAMVNSRFNALANWDNLKGDRYSVKLEIISVDIDIEGNGQHFPSIEILKTNIIDHKTNQQIEGIVGNNFSSYVRDYDFSIVLRNHNKGQSEFSIPDNFGDLHGRLFKDFLNSDVYKENFNKQPVVCLSVSDSKTYQRTENQHPVLGVEYLPNETSLTEQYFKKMGFEVRYFMPLNSAAPLAFYFFGDLLGDYSNLELISTISTMETFQKIYRPEIYNANSVAGNLYQPNLKHSDHSLTQIVYDREERSQLAIKQGKFAEEYFIKPYQSILGQWSENHA, encoded by the coding sequence ATGAGTAAAGGCTTTACATTCAGAATTAAACGCATTTTGTTCGATGAGAATTATCATCCATCAGATAGCACGCGAGCTACCACCAATTTTGCTAATTTAGCTAGAGGCGAAAGCCGTCAGGCTAACTTGCGCAATACTTTAGCTATGGTCAACAGCCGCTTTAATGCTTTAGCTAACTGGGATAATTTAAAAGGCGATCGTTATTCTGTTAAATTGGAAATTATTTCTGTTGATATCGATATCGAAGGCAACGGCCAACACTTTCCATCAATTGAAATATTAAAAACCAATATTATTGACCACAAAACCAACCAGCAGATTGAAGGTATTGTGGGCAATAATTTTTCTTCTTATGTGCGCGATTATGATTTTAGCATCGTATTGCGTAATCATAACAAGGGTCAATCTGAATTTAGTATTCCAGATAATTTTGGCGATCTGCATGGAAGGCTGTTTAAAGATTTTCTTAACTCTGATGTTTATAAAGAAAATTTTAATAAGCAGCCGGTAGTGTGCCTAAGTGTTTCAGATAGCAAAACCTACCAGCGAACTGAAAATCAGCACCCGGTATTAGGCGTTGAATACCTGCCGAATGAAACATCTTTGACCGAGCAATACTTTAAAAAAATGGGCTTTGAAGTGCGTTACTTTATGCCGTTAAATAGTGCTGCTCCTTTAGCCTTTTACTTTTTTGGCGACTTGCTGGGTGACTACAGCAACCTTGAACTGATCAGCACTATCAGCACTATGGAAACTTTTCAGAAAATCTATCGCCCTGAAATTTACAATGCGAATTCGGTTGCTGGCAACCTCTACCAACCTAATTTGAAGCATTCCGATCATTCACTGACGCAAATTGTTTATGATCGAGAAGAGCGCAGCCAGCTAGCAATTAAACAAGGCAAGTTTGCTGAGGAATATTTCATTAAGCCTTATCAATCAATTCTTGGGCAATGGTCTGAAAACCACGCTTAG
- a CDS encoding methionine synthase, producing MKKILPISTAGSLPKPSWLAEPEKLWSPWKLQDQALIDGKKDALRVALQEQNLAGVDIVSDGEQTRQHFVTTFIEHLDGVDFEKRKTVKIRDRYDASVPTVVGPISRPHPVFVEDARFLREQTDQPIKWALPGPMTMVDTLYDDHYKNRKTLAWEFAKALNQEAKELEAAGVDIIQFDEPAFNVFFDEVNEWGIACLERAIEGLQCETVVHICYGYGIQANTDWKKTLGSEWRQYEEVFPKLQQSNIDIISLECHNSQVPIELLELIRGKKVMVGAIDVASDTIETAEEVAATLREALKYVDADKLYPCTNCGMAPLSRSVARGKLNALQAGAEIIRKELSS from the coding sequence ATGAAAAAAATATTACCTATCTCTACTGCTGGCAGCCTGCCCAAACCCTCATGGCTCGCAGAACCTGAAAAACTTTGGTCACCCTGGAAATTACAAGACCAGGCATTAATTGACGGCAAGAAAGATGCATTGCGCGTTGCTTTACAGGAACAAAATCTGGCTGGGGTTGATATTGTGAGTGATGGCGAGCAAACGCGCCAACACTTTGTAACCACCTTCATTGAACATCTTGATGGCGTTGATTTTGAAAAACGTAAAACGGTAAAAATCCGTGACCGTTATGACGCTAGCGTACCGACCGTTGTTGGGCCTATCAGTCGCCCTCACCCGGTATTTGTTGAAGATGCCAGGTTTCTGCGTGAGCAAACTGATCAGCCGATTAAATGGGCACTACCTGGCCCAATGACCATGGTCGATACCCTTTATGATGACCATTATAAAAACCGTAAAACGCTTGCCTGGGAATTTGCCAAAGCGCTTAACCAGGAAGCCAAAGAATTAGAAGCCGCTGGCGTAGATATTATTCAATTTGATGAGCCTGCATTTAATGTTTTTTTTGATGAAGTCAACGAATGGGGAATTGCTTGCTTAGAAAGAGCCATTGAGGGGCTTCAATGCGAAACTGTAGTACATATTTGCTATGGCTATGGCATTCAGGCCAATACCGATTGGAAAAAAACACTGGGATCTGAGTGGCGACAATACGAAGAAGTATTTCCAAAACTGCAGCAATCTAATATAGATATCATTTCACTGGAATGTCATAACTCTCAAGTACCCATCGAACTACTTGAGCTTATTCGTGGCAAAAAAGTCATGGTTGGCGCTATTGATGTGGCAAGCGATACCATTGAAACAGCAGAAGAAGTCGCTGCCACACTCAGAGAAGCCCTGAAATATGTAGATGCCGATAAACTCTACCCCTGCACTAACTGTGGCATGGCACCGCTTTCGCGCAGCGTAGCAAGAGGCAAGCTCAATGCCTTGCAAGCGGGTGCAGAAATTATCAGGAAAGAACTCTCTTCCTAA
- a CDS encoding sulfite exporter TauE/SafE family protein → MSIIEFITNHISTFLALVTTGIFAGVLAGLLGVGGGIVIVPVLFFLFQSFGVSAESAMLVATATSLATIVPTSISSIRSHHKKGNVDFDLLKRWTAFIFIGVLAGSWLVTRINGSWLTLLFGVIATLSALNMLLRTGKSALLQQLPGKAGQGVMGTSIGFFSSMVGIGGGTISVPLLTLYNYPAYKAVGTAAAIGLIISLPGALTMLIMGSTPTDAPAGTFGLINLIGFICIVPLTVLFAPVGASLASKLDAAKLKKIFAVVLLITGLRMLVQSVL, encoded by the coding sequence ATGAGCATTATTGAATTTATAACAAACCATATTTCTACCTTTTTGGCACTGGTTACAACCGGCATATTCGCCGGAGTTTTAGCCGGGCTACTCGGTGTTGGCGGTGGTATCGTCATAGTGCCTGTGTTGTTTTTCTTATTTCAAAGTTTTGGTGTATCTGCAGAATCTGCAATGCTGGTAGCGACGGCCACTTCACTCGCTACCATCGTGCCAACATCGATCAGTTCGATTCGTTCACACCACAAAAAAGGCAATGTGGATTTTGACCTTTTAAAACGCTGGACTGCATTTATTTTTATTGGCGTATTAGCCGGTAGCTGGCTCGTAACACGTATTAATGGCAGCTGGCTTACATTACTGTTTGGCGTCATAGCAACCCTATCTGCGTTGAATATGCTGCTGAGAACCGGAAAATCTGCGCTGCTCCAACAATTGCCGGGTAAAGCAGGACAAGGAGTAATGGGAACATCAATTGGTTTTTTCAGCTCGATGGTAGGCATTGGCGGCGGCACGATCTCTGTACCACTACTGACTTTATATAACTACCCGGCCTATAAAGCAGTTGGCACCGCTGCAGCCATCGGATTAATCATTTCGCTGCCTGGCGCGCTCACCATGCTGATTATGGGAAGTACTCCAACCGATGCACCCGCCGGTACCTTCGGTTTAATTAACCTGATCGGTTTTATTTGTATCGTACCCCTCACCGTATTATTCGCACCAGTAGGCGCATCTCTGGCATCTAAATTAGATGCAGCAAAACTGAAAAAAATCTTCGCAGTTGTTTTGCTCATCACTGGCCTAAGAATGTTAGTGCAAAGTGTGCTTTAA
- a CDS encoding esterase/lipase family protein, which produces MAMCTIEGCKCKAGAIAVVFVPGIMGSRLKNKASGDVVWDPGVGAGIHLSAPMRELKQQNKQVLEDAKEAFKSEKANFLKKGTAGLGVGAMYLHKYSTMPAITATVETVMQIGRKSRLVYDLANFWLSNAAERKQLLVNPEKQGAYDRKDDLLKVDQGDISYFTWHTKIPPVLAGDYKNRGWGTVSWESYGNFLLFIEREVTPEILRKCRGYQVKTYAVGYNWMLSNEVSADHLDQEILRFRSELAAEAELAPEQVKVIVITHSMGGYVARYAATQLFSPMDLVIHGAMPTHGSPATYANAHRGYDGAAGIFLGINGAEVSAVLGFCQGGLELLPNQYYQTVDKQKDWLSVKSEAGEEISITEQYPGEKIFDFYKDTEKWYSFIEARLLAPENKDHTNDYSDHQRFHFERIKKIKKFHQTLADNFHPKTLLMYNHDIDIDFKSYDRIQWQCKHFPKGDVKSWQVVDDDYQDIFTASGKLKLANEQTGKQYHKEMVYYRHRSSLGGDEKAHRPNVNSIAFDIAKPDAPGDGTVHRGAGSNILSENIIQHIPIALTDELTLKTWGYYDTDDPQDHQLFFNSETVRAHIKTAITDFVGESFNHDHGQAEFI; this is translated from the coding sequence ATGGCAATGTGTACAATTGAAGGCTGTAAATGCAAAGCCGGCGCTATCGCAGTCGTTTTTGTACCTGGAATTATGGGTAGCCGGTTGAAGAATAAAGCATCTGGTGATGTGGTGTGGGACCCGGGCGTGGGTGCAGGTATTCACCTGAGTGCCCCCATGCGTGAGTTAAAGCAACAAAACAAGCAAGTACTGGAAGATGCCAAAGAAGCCTTTAAATCAGAAAAAGCCAACTTTTTAAAGAAAGGCACCGCTGGATTAGGTGTCGGTGCAATGTATTTGCATAAGTACAGTACCATGCCTGCGATAACAGCTACGGTTGAGACAGTGATGCAAATCGGCAGGAAAAGCCGGCTGGTTTATGATCTGGCCAACTTCTGGCTCAGCAACGCTGCCGAACGAAAACAATTACTGGTCAACCCCGAAAAACAGGGCGCATACGACCGAAAAGATGATTTACTCAAAGTTGACCAAGGCGATATTTCCTATTTCACCTGGCACACTAAAATTCCACCCGTCCTGGCTGGTGATTATAAAAATCGTGGATGGGGAACAGTATCATGGGAAAGTTATGGCAATTTTTTGCTTTTTATTGAGCGAGAAGTTACCCCGGAAATTCTGAGAAAATGCCGAGGCTATCAAGTTAAAACCTATGCCGTGGGTTATAACTGGATGCTAAGCAATGAGGTATCAGCCGATCACCTTGATCAAGAAATTCTGCGATTCAGATCAGAACTGGCAGCCGAAGCTGAGCTAGCGCCTGAACAAGTTAAAGTCATTGTTATCACTCACTCCATGGGCGGCTATGTTGCCCGCTATGCCGCCACACAGCTTTTTTCACCGATGGATCTGGTGATTCACGGAGCCATGCCAACCCACGGTAGCCCTGCAACCTACGCCAACGCTCATCGTGGTTATGATGGCGCAGCAGGTATCTTCCTTGGAATTAATGGTGCCGAGGTGTCTGCTGTTTTGGGTTTTTGTCAGGGCGGGCTGGAATTGCTGCCCAATCAGTATTATCAAACCGTCGACAAACAAAAAGACTGGCTCAGCGTAAAATCAGAAGCTGGCGAAGAAATATCCATTACTGAACAATACCCCGGCGAAAAAATATTTGATTTTTATAAAGATACTGAAAAGTGGTATAGCTTTATTGAGGCTCGCTTGCTAGCCCCAGAAAATAAAGATCACACTAATGATTACTCTGACCACCAGAGATTCCATTTTGAAAGAATTAAGAAAATCAAAAAATTCCACCAAACTCTAGCGGATAACTTCCATCCGAAAACATTGCTGATGTACAACCATGATATCGATATTGATTTTAAAAGTTATGATCGAATTCAATGGCAATGCAAGCACTTTCCAAAAGGTGATGTTAAAAGCTGGCAAGTGGTCGATGATGACTACCAAGATATTTTTACCGCTTCCGGAAAACTAAAGCTAGCCAATGAACAAACGGGTAAACAATATCATAAGGAGATGGTGTATTACCGCCATAGATCCAGCCTAGGTGGTGATGAAAAAGCTCATAGACCCAATGTCAATAGCATTGCCTTTGATATAGCCAAACCTGATGCGCCGGGTGATGGTACAGTCCATCGCGGCGCTGGCTCTAATATTTTATCTGAGAATATTATCCAACATATCCCAATAGCATTAACTGATGAGCTTACTTTAAAAACCTGGGGTTATTACGATACCGATGATCCACAGGACCATCAGCTATTTTTTAATTCAGAAACGGTGCGCGCTCATATCAAAACAGCAATTACTGACTTTGTTGGTGAATCCTTTAACCATGATCACGGTCAAGCGGAGTTTATATGA
- a CDS encoding metal ABC transporter permease — protein MDALLLHLEILTPAMIAGLLVLSTHVYFGREVLDRGILFLDLAIAQIAALGLIVASNLFLVDENSWLQQLIALSAAVAGSMLLYRFRNLPTRIQEALIGCSFMLAATGSILLLAKDPHGGERLKALLDGQILWVESQQLIFTAVIYAGVLILWKLFQQRAGHWFFYPLFAITITLSTQLIGVYLVFASLIVPALASYRFGKKISIAWLVGIAGYSGGLVLSAVYDLPSGAMIVWSLAGAALLVNLMKLKTQN, from the coding sequence ATGGATGCCCTGCTATTACACTTGGAAATTTTAACCCCGGCAATGATTGCCGGGTTATTAGTACTTTCCACCCATGTGTATTTTGGCCGCGAAGTGCTTGATCGCGGTATTCTTTTTCTGGATCTGGCAATTGCCCAGATTGCAGCGCTTGGATTGATTGTTGCCAGTAATTTATTTCTGGTCGATGAAAATAGCTGGTTACAACAGCTAATTGCGTTAAGCGCAGCAGTGGCAGGTAGTATGCTGCTATACCGTTTCCGTAACCTGCCTACTCGAATACAGGAAGCATTGATTGGTTGCAGCTTTATGCTGGCGGCAACCGGCAGTATTTTATTATTGGCTAAAGATCCACACGGAGGAGAGCGCTTAAAAGCCCTGTTGGATGGGCAAATCCTTTGGGTTGAAAGCCAGCAATTAATATTTACCGCGGTCATTTATGCCGGTGTTCTTATACTCTGGAAGTTGTTTCAGCAACGTGCCGGGCATTGGTTTTTTTATCCGCTGTTTGCCATCACCATTACCCTATCTACCCAATTGATTGGAGTCTATCTGGTGTTTGCCAGTTTGATTGTGCCAGCACTGGCCAGCTATCGATTTGGCAAAAAAATATCGATTGCTTGGTTGGTAGGGATTGCCGGTTATAGCGGCGGACTGGTGTTGTCGGCAGTCTATGATTTGCCATCAGGCGCGATGATTGTCTGGAGTTTGGCAGGCGCTGCGTTGTTGGTGAATTTGATGAAATTAAAAACACAGAATTAG
- a CDS encoding metal ABC transporter substrate-binding protein: MNRLPRKMSQLLLVLAFFVVALPASAKLNAFACEPEWAELVREIGGDKYRVFSATNAFQNPHFIEARPSLIAKVRRADLLVCSGAELEIGWLPLLLRQSANPNIQTDKPGYFMAAMQVSRLEIPQHLDRSHGDIHADGNPHVHLDPLRLISIAKKLSQRMAAIDPDNSAYYSLRFKLFRRQLNKQLNQLAPLIAQLEGQKVVVYHKSWSYLLDWLDMTAVADLEPVPGVAPSSSYLVKLLKQIRQQKPAFIMVAAYQDQKAAKWLAKKSGLPLVVLPYTIGGNDSSNNLVELFADTLEQMVQQGLN; this comes from the coding sequence ATGAATAGATTGCCAAGAAAAATGAGCCAGCTGCTGCTGGTTCTGGCATTTTTTGTGGTGGCGCTTCCTGCCAGTGCTAAATTAAATGCTTTTGCCTGTGAGCCTGAGTGGGCTGAACTGGTTCGTGAAATAGGTGGTGATAAATACCGCGTATTTTCTGCTACCAATGCCTTTCAAAATCCACATTTTATTGAAGCGAGGCCGTCTTTAATTGCTAAGGTTCGCCGTGCAGATTTATTAGTGTGTAGCGGCGCAGAGTTGGAAATTGGCTGGTTGCCGCTGTTATTACGCCAGTCTGCTAATCCGAATATTCAAACAGACAAGCCGGGTTATTTTATGGCGGCAATGCAGGTTTCTCGCCTAGAGATCCCACAGCATCTGGATCGTAGTCATGGCGATATTCATGCGGATGGTAATCCGCATGTTCATCTCGATCCGCTGCGATTAATTAGCATTGCCAAAAAGCTTTCCCAGCGGATGGCAGCCATCGACCCGGATAATTCTGCATATTATTCGCTGCGATTTAAATTATTTCGTCGTCAGCTAAATAAACAACTAAATCAGTTAGCACCTCTAATCGCCCAGCTTGAAGGCCAAAAGGTTGTTGTGTACCACAAAAGTTGGAGTTATTTGCTCGACTGGCTGGATATGACGGCAGTAGCGGACTTGGAGCCGGTTCCCGGTGTTGCGCCTTCCAGCAGTTATCTGGTCAAGTTGTTAAAACAAATCAGGCAGCAAAAACCAGCATTTATCATGGTGGCAGCTTACCAAGATCAGAAAGCAGCTAAATGGCTCGCCAAAAAAAGTGGCTTGCCGCTAGTGGTGTTGCCTTACACTATTGGCGGAAACGACAGTTCAAATAATTTAGTCGAATTATTTGCTGATACGTTAGAACAAATGGTGCAGCAGGGATTAAATTAA
- a CDS encoding alpha/beta hydrolase: MSHVLYSTTASATGQTSADLPNLQDCFLDGLTEKAQCGKISVPENYQKPDGKRIDIYFARIPAIKNIPGNAPLLAIAGGPGQSAIDSARIFSQVFYRTRQDRDLILIDQRGTGRSNLLQCEDQNKRDLSINDQLLDIAQLAKECLQQLSKESDVAQYGSLTALKDLEYVRKHLQIEQWHLYGISYGTRMAQLYMRLYPQSLVTVTLDGVVPMQHSVITIGSAINRAFTQLMDDCSNNQDCQNSYPNLQQQLTQLTEQLAENPIKIQVNDPITAEPKQFLITQNKLLGSLRMAMYTPSIRTMIPLIIDHAAKGNYQPLLGLYGSSGGASGNNGIALGMHMAVACGEDFYRLDPKQAEKLKQSSAIAAETVKLFTIACPIWNIPAVGKGFSQPIESEIPTLLLSGNLDPATPPSWGEMAKVRLKNNRHFIAPYATHGVAFQSCAANLIEQMIEEKSVENLDDSCLKKDTRRDFFLNANGRSSKQLVDSKPDQKAQNQTSQGATTND; this comes from the coding sequence ATGTCACATGTGCTTTATTCCACAACTGCCTCTGCAACCGGGCAAACATCAGCCGACCTGCCTAACTTGCAAGACTGCTTTCTTGATGGCTTAACTGAAAAAGCCCAATGCGGAAAAATTTCAGTGCCAGAGAACTATCAAAAACCCGATGGCAAAAGAATCGATATCTACTTTGCTCGGATTCCTGCGATCAAAAACATTCCGGGCAACGCACCTTTATTAGCAATAGCGGGCGGACCTGGGCAGTCGGCAATTGATAGTGCTCGGATATTTTCTCAGGTTTTTTATCGCACTCGTCAAGATCGTGATTTGATATTAATTGATCAGCGCGGCACCGGCCGGTCGAATTTATTGCAGTGCGAAGATCAAAATAAACGCGATCTTTCAATTAACGATCAGCTACTCGATATCGCCCAGCTAGCCAAAGAATGTTTGCAACAATTATCTAAAGAATCTGATGTTGCTCAATACGGTAGTTTGACTGCATTAAAAGATCTGGAATACGTCAGGAAACATCTACAAATTGAACAATGGCATTTATATGGTATTTCTTACGGTACTCGCATGGCGCAGCTTTACATGCGGCTTTACCCTCAATCATTAGTCACCGTCACTTTAGATGGTGTGGTACCGATGCAACATTCGGTTATCACCATCGGCAGTGCCATTAATCGTGCATTTACACAGCTAATGGACGATTGTAGCAATAATCAAGATTGCCAAAACAGCTACCCTAATCTGCAACAGCAGCTGACTCAATTAACCGAACAGCTCGCAGAAAACCCGATCAAGATTCAGGTTAATGACCCAATCACCGCCGAGCCCAAGCAATTTTTAATTACTCAAAACAAACTACTCGGCAGCTTACGCATGGCGATGTACACCCCCAGTATTCGCACCATGATCCCTTTAATTATTGACCATGCCGCCAAAGGAAATTATCAGCCATTGCTCGGGCTTTATGGCAGTTCGGGTGGCGCATCAGGTAACAATGGTATTGCTCTGGGCATGCATATGGCAGTTGCCTGTGGCGAAGATTTTTATCGGTTAGATCCCAAGCAAGCAGAAAAATTAAAACAAAGCTCAGCTATTGCCGCAGAAACGGTGAAATTATTTACCATCGCTTGCCCAATATGGAATATCCCAGCAGTGGGTAAAGGTTTTTCACAACCGATAGAAAGTGAGATTCCAACACTTTTATTATCGGGTAATCTCGATCCAGCCACACCGCCATCATGGGGAGAAATGGCTAAAGTTCGATTGAAAAACAACCGTCATTTTATTGCACCCTACGCCACTCACGGCGTGGCATTTCAAAGTTGCGCAGCTAATTTAATCGAACAAATGATCGAAGAAAAATCAGTTGAAAACCTCGATGACAGTTGTTTGAAAAAAGATACCCGACGGGATTTCTTTTTAAATGCAAATGGCCGTAGCAGCAAACAGTTAGTTGATAGCAAGCCTGATCAGAAAGCGCAAAACCAAACCAGCCAAGGAGCCACCACCAATGATTAA